The following are encoded in a window of Chaetodon auriga isolate fChaAug3 chromosome 24, fChaAug3.hap1, whole genome shotgun sequence genomic DNA:
- the haus3 gene encoding HAUS augmin-like complex subunit 3: MLDGGQFVEALGRLGYPGASSLKASEFDWLFDCAPENLHFLRFVCRTLNRSNVLSTEEARAFQELRKSGKPLLDEAALGEVLKTIGPPDGSSANILGSSSSSSSSVFASEGDVAIEDLEAELQALRKEKELKQRRYNRLQVVATSRADVDLRLTAELESAAHQLKETSASVGAENADTNSQLQNLTDVVNNLASYLPIQPEGKQKGKEESVAPSNLSISKSPSLLLSQMSLGPYLHQEELNTKTLTSFTQKHFFQGISDIVETSCSERFQVLDLSSCEDKEEEENEHKGRDREERVVERRRTEMARLQWSHIVAEHQLMQAMAEEKSVKAGLDWLSEKSSHTKSISTSSSLHVREVVSRKELQMVEAELEALLRGPVPAALRESARLLNVPVVKGDLALQLARQDYYTSRQDQVRDYLLRQKASFDLVRLAQEVELRRWRTCLKQLGEVNSRLVKEGEAATLRIESLAHPDLTINPRPNPIISCKDAAFSRLLQILDHDSDHGRSEPFRTYEALDQAARDLAGNLQMTRDALAGASREQHYTAARLNGDCEALHRAMYTELQQLVLGPQVRPMATTDQELLCPNAQELTSKLVETEAQLQSLQHLMQEIMGEVKAKRSQLERNALLRRERELYIYFHLDSQLLKKVVEDLEGKMAAERGQQ, from the exons ATGTTAGATGGTGGCCAGTTTGTGGAGGCCCTGGGCCGTTTAGGTTATCCTGGTGCATCATCGCTGAAGGCGTCTGAGTTCGactggctgtttgactgtgcccCGGAGAACCTTCACTTCTTGCGCTTTGTCTGTCGGACCCTCAACCGGAGCAATGTTCTCAGCACGGAGGAGGCGCGTGCTTTTCAGGAGCTACGAAAGTCTGGCAAACCACTTCTGGATGAAGCAGCCTTGGGCGAGGTCCTCAAAACCATTGGGCCTCCAGATGGGAGCAGTGCAAACATCTTAGggtcatcttcttcatcttcatcttccgTGTTTGCATCAGAGGGGGATGTAGCCATAGAGGACTTGGAGGCAGAGCTCCAGGCACTGCGTAAAGAGAAAGAGCTGAAGCAACGACGCTATAACAGGTTGCAGGTTGTTGCCACTTCCCGTGCTGATGTTGACCTACGCCTAACTGCAGAACTGGAGAGCGCTGCACATCAGCTAAAGGAGACCAGTGCTTCCGTTGGAGCTGAGAATGCTGACACCAACTCTCAATTACAAAACCTAACAGATGTGGTGAACAATCTTGCCTCATATCTCCCAATTCAGCCAGAAGGCaagcaaaaaggaaaagaagaatcTGTGGCACCATCAAACCTTTCTATTTCCAAAagcccctctctcctcctctctcagatGTCATTGGGTCCCTACCTGCATCAGGAGGAGCTGAACACTAAAACCCTAACTTCCTTCACTCAGAAGCATTTCTTTCAGGGCATCTCTGACATTGTTGAGACTTCTTGCTCTGAGCGCTTCCAGGTCCTTGACCTCAGTTCTTGTGAagataaagaggaggaagagaatgaGCACAAAGGGAGAGACAGGGAAGAGCGAGTGGTGGAGCGCAGGAGGACTGAGATGGCCAGACTTCAGTGGTCTCATATTGTGGCCGAGCACCAACTGATGCAGGCCATGGCAGAGGAGAAGAGTGTCAAGGCTGGTCTGGACTGGCTGTCAGAGAAGTCCTCTCACACCAAG AGCatttccacctcctcctcactgcatgTCCGTGAAGTTGTGTCCAGGAAGGAGCTGCAGATGGTGGAGGCTGAGCTGGAGGCTCTGCTCCGTGGACCAGTACCCGCTGCGCTTAGAGAGTCAGCCAGGCTGCTCAATGTGCCGGTAGTTAAGGGAGACCTGGCTCTGCAACTGGCCAGGCAGGACTACTACACCTCCAGACAGGATCAG GTTCGAGACTACCTACTCCGCCAGAAGGCGTCCTTTGACTTAGTGCGCctggctcaggaggtggagttgaggaggtggaggacgtGTCTTAAGCAGCTGGGAGAAGTAAACAGCAGACTGGTCAAGGAAGGTGAAGCGGCAACCCTCAGAATCGAGTCCCTGGCGCACCCTGACCTGACTATCAACCCCAGGCCCAACCCAATCATCAGCTGCAAGGATGCAGCCTTCAGCAG ACTGCTCCAGATCCTCGACCATGATTCAGACCACGGTCGATCGGAGCCTTTTCGGACATATGAAGCACTGGACCAGGCTGCTCGTGACCTCGCAGGCAACCTCCAGATGACCCGAGACGCCCTAGCTGGCGCTAGCCGTGAGCAGCACTACACAGCTGCTCGCCTTAATGGCGACTGTGAGGCGCTCCACAGGGCAATGTATACAGAGCTCCAGCAACTGGTCTTAGGGCCGCAGGTACGTCCAATGGCCACGACTGACCAGGAGCTGCTCTGTCCAAATGCACAG GAGCTGACATCGAAGCTGGTGGAAACTGAGGCTCAGCTGCAGAGTTTGCAGCACCTAATGCAAGAAATCATGGGGGAGGTTAAAGCCAAGCGTTCTCAGCTGGAGCGCAATGCCCTCCTCAGGCGGGAGAGGGAATTATACATCTACTTTCACTTGGATTCACAGTTACTCAAGAAAGTTGTGGAGGATCTGGAGGGCAAAATGGCCGCAGAGAGAGGGCAGCAGTAA